GGGACTGACACGACCGGCTGGGTCGTGCTCATTGATGAAATCGATAAGGCTGATGCGGATGTTCCCAATTCCTTGTTGGGCGCGTTGGCCGATCAAGAATTTCAAGTACCTGGTTTTGATGTTCCCATTCAGCAAGCCTCTGTTAAGCCTCCGCTTATCATTATCACCACCAATGAAGAACGCGAGTTGCCCCCGGCGTTTTTGCGGCGGTGTTTTGTTTTGCACATGGATTTCCCCAACGAGGATCAAAAGACGTGGCTCAAGGATCGTGCACGGAAACACACGACTACTGTTTCTGATGACGTCATGAACACAATGGCCGACATGCTGTTGACGGCACGTGAACATGCACAAGGTTGTCATACCCCAGGATTGGCCGAGTATATCGATTTTGTATGTGCGTATGAAAAATTGCTTGAAGCAGAACACCAGAAATCAAATGGACTGGATGGGGCTGCAATTTTAAAACGCATTGCTTCGTTCACATTACACAAAAACGCTCGCCGTTAATCATGGGCAACCCTACGTCTGGTCGAAACCATGCCGCTGTCGGGTTTAGCGATCTGGTTCGCCTGTTACAGGCATTTCCCGATGAAGAAGAGCGTATTGCCGCCTTGTTGGGGTATACGTATACGGCTCCGGCTCCCAAGGGACAATCTTTTGTAGACGGAGAGATAGCTTTACATGGGACTTCAACAGCGACGATGGCTGGACACGTTGAGTCCGAATCTTCTCCACCCCTCATGCCGCATTTCTGGCATGTCAAAGAGCGCGAACGCAAGGCGACCACACACGATTCATTCCCAACAGATCTCCCCAAACTCGCCGAACTCCCCGATATCAGAACGAACGTTTCTCCGCCGTTTTCTCCCATCGTCCCGTGGGCTGGATTGTGGCCGTTTCTCAAACGTGTGTTGTGTGGCGAGCAGCATTCGCGCGAACCGG
Above is a window of Desulfovibrio inopinatus DSM 10711 DNA encoding:
- a CDS encoding AAA family ATPase; protein product: MKTIQENIRQHNSENMSYSGFSQYQWDENHKFAVQAALAANRPLLVRGEPGVGKSSLARAAAIELQRHCIAEVVTAKTEPNDLLWQFDGVRRLGDATAVCNIDQKQVAELLDRKKYTSPGVLWWAFQPKQAYDQFIQCPTGACPSSKVRERVAPGTDTTGWVVLIDEIDKADADVPNSLLGALADQEFQVPGFDVPIQQASVKPPLIIITTNEERELPPAFLRRCFVLHMDFPNEDQKTWLKDRARKHTTTVSDDVMNTMADMLLTAREHAQGCHTPGLAEYIDFVCAYEKLLEAEHQKSNGLDGAAILKRIASFTLHKNARR